In a genomic window of Epinephelus fuscoguttatus linkage group LG23, E.fuscoguttatus.final_Chr_v1:
- the LOC125884422 gene encoding mucin-5AC-like isoform X1 — protein sequence MNWTDAQLHCRKRYTDLASVRDEKENEEIQRLAQNRSVWIGFYRTREWSDKSNSTYRNWKNGQPDNVAGQQNCTVTDLGNAGLWLDEWCGRELVLICYEDQDQTLQKSTLSTTTTTVTRNKITPTSEESSGDGTSNEEVFSTTTAVTSNRITPTERISGTKIPSSPQPSGPDMEKTTSVPDQTLQKSTLSTTTTTTTVTRNKITPTSEESSGDETSNEEVFSTTTTVTRNRITPTERISGTKITSSPQPSGPDMEKTTSIPDQTLQKSTLSTTTTVTRNKITPTSEESSGDGTSSEEVFSTTTAVTSNRITPTERISGTKIPSSPQPSGPDMEKTTSIPDKTLQKSTLSTTTTTTVTGNKITTTDEESSGDETSNKEVFSTTTTVTQNRITPTERISGTKIPSSPQPSGPDMEKTTSVPDQTLQKSTLSTTTTTVTRNKITPTSEESSGDETSNEEVFSTTTTVTRNRITTTERISGTKITSSPQPSGPDMEKTTSIPDKTLQKSTLSTTTVTGNKITTTDEESSGDETSNKDVFSTSTTLTPNRITTTDKNSSAKIPSSVQPSSPDMDKTTSIPDQTLQKSTLSTTTTTTTTTTTVTRNKITPTSEESSGDGTSSEEVFSTTTAVTSNRITPTERISGTKIPSSPQPSGPDMEKTTSIPDKTLQKSTLSTTTVTRKKITTVDEESSGDETSNKDVFSTSTTLTPNRITTTDKNSSTKITSTVQPSSPDMEKTTSIPDQTPQVPSPSTTTNTTTVTPDRITTTETKSTTGHFGTEITSVGQPSTTEVDQTRPITNQTLPRPSHSTTMDTTTVTPNTRTTAEIESTTGQFGTEIISVGQPSITEVDQTRPITVIPNDRSTIEIQPSTGHLSTEITSTGQSSTKEVDQTRAVSNQTPQVPSPSTTTNTTTVTPDRITTTETKSTSGHFGTEITSVGQPSTTEVDQTRPITNQTPQVPSPSTTTNTTTVTPDRITTTETKSTTGHFGTEITSVGQPSTTEVDQTRPITNQTPQVPSPSTTTNTTTVTPDKITTTETKSTTGHFGTEITSVGQPSTTEVDQTRPITMIPNDRSTTEIQPSTGHLSTEITSTGQSSTKEVDQTRAVSNQTPQVPSPSTTTNTTTVTPDRITTTETKSTTGHFGTEITSVGQPSTTEVDQTRPITNQTPQVPSPSTTTNTTTVTPDKITTTETKSTSGHFGTEITSVGQPSTTEVDQTRPITMIPNDRSTTEIQPSTGHLSTEITSTGQSSTKEVDQTRAVSNNLLTSTFAVTSDKRTTTEIKSTTGHASAETTSFGQPSTSHADQTRPITDETPKQPALSTTKMTTMERDSSSTMVSSQQYSTVTGDQTNNIPAQHVVALRLKLTSQTPLTEDDIEELVLVQFRNLLIEMGLPTSIKVGVKSTEIMSNKQTETDG from the exons ATGAACTGGACTGACGCTCAGCTTCACTGCAGAAAACGCTACACAGACCTGGCCAGTGTTAGAgatgagaaagaaaatgaggaaatacagcgttTGGCCCAAAACAGGAGCGTTTGGATTGGCTTCTATAG GACGCGGGAATGGTCAGATAAAAGTAACTCCACCTACCGGAACTGGAAAAACGGACAGCCTGATAATGTCGCAGGGCAGCAGAACTGCACTGTGACAGATCTGGGCAATGCGGGCCTGTGGTTGGATGAATGGTGCGGCAGGGAGCTCGTTTTAATCTGCTATGAAGACCAAG ACCAAACTCTCCAGAAATCAACTctttccaccaccaccaccacagtgaCACGAAACAAAATAACACCCACCAGTGAAGAATCATCTGGTGATGGAACTTCAAATGAGGAAGTTTTTTCCACCACTACCGCAGTGACCTCGAACAGAATAACCCCCACCGAGAGAATCTCTGGTACAAAGATCCCATCATCTCCGCAGCCTTCAGGCCCAGACatggaaaaaacaacatcagttcCTG ACCAAACTCTCCAGAAATCAACTctttccaccaccaccaccaccaccacagtgaCACGAAACAAAATAACACCCACCAGTGAAGAGTCATCTGGTGACGAAACTTCAAACGAGGAAGTTTTTTCCACCACTACCACAGTGACCCGGAACAGAATAACCCCCACTGAGAGAATCTCTGGTACAAAGatcacatcatcaccacagcctTCAGGCCCAGACatggaaaaaacaacatcaattcCTG ACCAAACTCTCCAGAAATCAACTctttccaccaccaccacagtgaCACGAAACAAAATAACACCCACCAGTGAAGAATCATCTGGTGATGGAACTTCAAGTGAGGAAGTTTTTTCCACCACTACCGCAGTGACCTCGAACAGAATAACCCCCACCGAGAGAATCTCTGGTACAAAGATCCCATCATCTCCGCAGCCTTCAGGCCCAGACatggaaaaaacaacatcaattcCTG ACAAAACTCTCCAGAAATCAACTctttccaccaccaccaccaccacagtgacaggaaacaaaatAACCACCACTGATGAAGAATCATCTGGTGACGAAACTTCAAACAAGGAAGTTTTTTCCACCACTACCACAGTGACCCAGAACAGAATAACCCCCACTGAGAGAATCTCTGGTACAAAGATCCCATCATCTCCGCAGCCTTCAGGCCCAGACatggaaaaaacaacatcagttcCTG ACCAAACTCTCCAGAAATCAACTctttccaccaccaccaccacagtgaCACGAAACAAAATAACACCCACCAGTGAAGAATCATCTGGTGACGAAACTTCAAACGAGGAAGTTTTTTCCACCACTACCACAGTGACCCGGAACAGAATAACCACCACTGAAAGAATCTCTGGTACAAAGatcacatcatcaccacagcctTCAGGCCCAGACatggaaaaaacaacatcaattcCTG ACAAAACTCTCCAGAAATCAACTCTTTCCACCACCACagtgacaggaaacaaaatAACCACCACTGATGAAGAATCATCTGGTGATGAAACTTCAAACAAGGACGTTTTTTCCACCTCTACCACACTGACCCCAAACAGAATAACCACCACTGACAAAAACTCCAGTGCAAAGATCCCATCATCTGTGCAGCCTTCCAGCCCAGACATGGATAAAACAACATCAATTCCTG ACCAAACTCTCCAGAAATCAACTctttccaccaccaccaccaccaccaccaccaccaccacagtgaCACGAAACAAAATAACACCCACCAGTGAAGAATCATCTGGTGATGGAACTTCAAGTGAGGAAGTTTTTTCCACCACTACCGCAGTGACCTCGAACAGAATAACCCCCACCGAGAGAATCTCTGGTACAAAGATCCCATCATCTCCGCAGCCTTCAGGCCCAGACatggaaaaaacaacatcaattcCTG ACAAAACTCTCCAGAAATCAACTCTTTCCACCACCACAGTGACACGAAAAAAAATAACCACCGTTGATGAAGAATCATCTGGTGATGAAACTTCAAACAAGGACGTTTTTTCCACCTCTACCACACTGACCCCAAACAGAATAACCACCACTGACAAAAACTCCAGTACAAAGATCACATCAACTGTGCAGCCTTCAAGCCCAGACatggaaaaaacaacatcaattcCTG ACCAAACTCCTCAAGTACCATCTCCTTCCACTACCACGAACACCACTACAGTGACCCCAGATAGAATAACCACCACTGAGACTAAATCAACCACTGGTCATTTTGGTACAGAGATAACCTCAGTTGGGCAGCCTTCAACCACAGAAGTGGACCAAACAAGACCCATTACCA ACCAAACTCTACCAAGACCATCTCATTCCACCACCATGGATACTACAACAGTGACCCCAAATACAAGAACCACCGCTGAGATTGAATCAACCACTGGTCAATTTGGTACAGAGATAATCTCAGTTGGGCAGCCTTCAATCACAGAAGTGGACCAAACAAGACCCATTACCG TGATCCCAAATGACAGAAGCACCATTGAGATTCAACCAAGCACTGGTCATCTCAGTACAGAGATAACCTCTACTGGGCAGTCTTCAACAAAAGAAGTGGACCAAACAAGAGCAGTCTCCA ACCAAACTCCTCAAGTACCATCTCCTTCCACTACCACGAACACCACTACAGTGACCCCAGATAGAATAACCACCACTGAGACTAAATCAACCAGTGGTCATTTTGGTACAGAGATAACCTCAGTTGGGCAGCCTTCAACCACAGAAGTGGACCAAACAAGACCCATTACCA ACCAAACTCCTCAAGTACCatctccttccaccaccacGAACACCACTACAGTGACCCCAGATAGAATAACCACCACTGAGACTAAATCAACCACTGGTCATTTTGGTACAGAGATAACCTCAGTTGGGCAGCCTTCAACCACAGAAGTGGACCAAACAAGACCCATTACCA ACCAAACTCCTCAAGTACCATCTCCTTCCACTACCACGAACACCACTACAGTGACCCCAGATAAAATAACCACCACTGAGACTAAATCAACCACTGGTCATTTTGGTACAGAGATAACCTCAGTTGGGCAGCCTTCAACCACAGAAGTGGACCAAACAAGACCCATTACCA TGATCCCAAATGACAGAAGCACCACTGAGATTCAACCAAGCACTGGTCATCTCAGTACAGAGATAACCTCAACTGGGCAGTCTTCAACAAAAGAAGTGGACCAAACAAGAGCAGTCTCCA ACCAAACTCCTCAAGTACCATCTCCTTCCACTACCACGAACACCACTACAGTGACCCCAGATAGAATAACCACCACTGAGACTAAATCAACCACTGGTCATTTTGGTACAGAGATAACCTCAGTTGGGCAGCCTTCAACCACAGAAGTGGACCAAACAAGACCCATTACCA ACCAAACTCCTCAAGTACCATCTCCTTCCACTACCACGAACACCACTACAGTGACCCCAGATAAAATAACCACCACTGAGACTAAATCAACCAGTGGTCATTTTGGTACAGAGATAACCTCAGTTGGGCAGCCTTCAACCACAGAAGTGGACCAAACAAGACCCATTACCA TGATCCCAAATGACAGAAGCACCACTGAGATTCAACCAAGCACTGGTCATCTCAGTACAGAGATAACCTCAACTGGGCAGTCTTCAACAAAAGAAGTGGACCAAACAAGAGCAGTCTCCA ACAACTTGCTCACATCCACCTTTGCAGTGACCTCAGATAAAAGAACCACCACTGAGATAAAATCAACCACTGGTCATGCTAGTGCAGAGACTACCTCATTTGGGCAGCCTTCAACCTCCCATGCGGACCAAACAAGACCCATTACTG ATGAAACTCCCAAACAGCCCGCTTTGTCTACCACCAAAATGACCACCATGGAGCGAGACTCAAGCAGTACAATGGTTTCATCTCAGCAGTATTCAACTGTAACAGGggatcaaacaaacaacataccTG CACAACATGTGGTTGCCTTGAGATTGAAATTAACCTCTCAGACACCGCTGACTGAAGACGACATCGAAGAGCTGGTATTAGTGCAG TTTCGCAATCTACTGATAGAAATGGGACTTCCTACGAGCATCAAAGTGGGTGTGAAGAGCACTGAAATAATGAGTAACAAACAGACTGAGACGGATGGATAA
- the LOC125884422 gene encoding mucin-5AC-like isoform X2 gives MNWTDAQLHCRKRYTDLASVRDEKENEEIQRLAQNRSVWIGFYRTREWSDKSNSTYRNWKNGQPDNVAGQQNCTVTDLGNAGLWLDEWCGRELVLICYEDQDQTLQKSTLSTTTTTVTRNKITPTSEESSGDGTSNEEVFSTTTAVTSNRITPTERISGTKIPSSPQPSGPDMEKTTSVPDQTLQKSTLSTTTTTTTVTRNKITPTSEESSGDETSNEEVFSTTTTVTRNRITPTERISGTKITSSPQPSGPDMEKTTSIPDQTLQKSTLSTTTTVTRNKITPTSEESSGDGTSSEEVFSTTTAVTSNRITPTERISGTKIPSSPQPSGPDMEKTTSIPDKTLQKSTLSTTTTTTVTGNKITTTDEESSGDETSNKEVFSTTTTVTQNRITPTERISGTKIPSSPQPSGPDMEKTTSVPDQTLQKSTLSTTTTTVTRNKITPTSEESSGDETSNEEVFSTTTTVTRNRITTTERISGTKITSSPQPSGPDMEKTTSIPDKTLQKSTLSTTTVTGNKITTTDEESSGDETSNKDVFSTSTTLTPNRITTTDKNSSAKIPSSVQPSSPDMDKTTSIPDQTLQKSTLSTTTTTTTTTTTVTRNKITPTSEESSGDGTSSEEVFSTTTAVTSNRITPTERISGTKIPSSPQPSGPDMEKTTSIPDKTLQKSTLSTTTVTRKKITTVDEESSGDETSNKDVFSTSTTLTPNRITTTDKNSSTKITSTVQPSSPDMEKTTSIPDQTPQVPSPSTTTNTTTVTPDRITTTETKSTTGHFGTEITSVGQPSTTEVDQTRPITNQTLPRPSHSTTMDTTTVTPNTRTTAEIESTTGQFGTEIISVGQPSITEVDQTRPITVIPNDRSTIEIQPSTGHLSTEITSTGQSSTKEVDQTRAVSNQTPQVPSPSTTTNTTTVTPDKITTTETKSTSGHFGTEITSVGQPSTTEVDQTRPITMIPNDRSTTEIQPSTGHLSTEITSTGQSSTKEVDQTRAVSMTSDKRTTTEIKSTTGHASAETTSFGQPSTSHADQTRPITDETPKQPALSTTKMTTMERDSSSTMVSSQQYSTVTGDQTNNIPAQHVVALRLKLTSQTPLTEDDIEELVLVQFRNLLIEMGLPTSIKVGVKSTEIMSNKQTETDG, from the exons ATGAACTGGACTGACGCTCAGCTTCACTGCAGAAAACGCTACACAGACCTGGCCAGTGTTAGAgatgagaaagaaaatgaggaaatacagcgttTGGCCCAAAACAGGAGCGTTTGGATTGGCTTCTATAG GACGCGGGAATGGTCAGATAAAAGTAACTCCACCTACCGGAACTGGAAAAACGGACAGCCTGATAATGTCGCAGGGCAGCAGAACTGCACTGTGACAGATCTGGGCAATGCGGGCCTGTGGTTGGATGAATGGTGCGGCAGGGAGCTCGTTTTAATCTGCTATGAAGACCAAG ACCAAACTCTCCAGAAATCAACTctttccaccaccaccaccacagtgaCACGAAACAAAATAACACCCACCAGTGAAGAATCATCTGGTGATGGAACTTCAAATGAGGAAGTTTTTTCCACCACTACCGCAGTGACCTCGAACAGAATAACCCCCACCGAGAGAATCTCTGGTACAAAGATCCCATCATCTCCGCAGCCTTCAGGCCCAGACatggaaaaaacaacatcagttcCTG ACCAAACTCTCCAGAAATCAACTctttccaccaccaccaccaccaccacagtgaCACGAAACAAAATAACACCCACCAGTGAAGAGTCATCTGGTGACGAAACTTCAAACGAGGAAGTTTTTTCCACCACTACCACAGTGACCCGGAACAGAATAACCCCCACTGAGAGAATCTCTGGTACAAAGatcacatcatcaccacagcctTCAGGCCCAGACatggaaaaaacaacatcaattcCTG ACCAAACTCTCCAGAAATCAACTctttccaccaccaccacagtgaCACGAAACAAAATAACACCCACCAGTGAAGAATCATCTGGTGATGGAACTTCAAGTGAGGAAGTTTTTTCCACCACTACCGCAGTGACCTCGAACAGAATAACCCCCACCGAGAGAATCTCTGGTACAAAGATCCCATCATCTCCGCAGCCTTCAGGCCCAGACatggaaaaaacaacatcaattcCTG ACAAAACTCTCCAGAAATCAACTctttccaccaccaccaccaccacagtgacaggaaacaaaatAACCACCACTGATGAAGAATCATCTGGTGACGAAACTTCAAACAAGGAAGTTTTTTCCACCACTACCACAGTGACCCAGAACAGAATAACCCCCACTGAGAGAATCTCTGGTACAAAGATCCCATCATCTCCGCAGCCTTCAGGCCCAGACatggaaaaaacaacatcagttcCTG ACCAAACTCTCCAGAAATCAACTctttccaccaccaccaccacagtgaCACGAAACAAAATAACACCCACCAGTGAAGAATCATCTGGTGACGAAACTTCAAACGAGGAAGTTTTTTCCACCACTACCACAGTGACCCGGAACAGAATAACCACCACTGAAAGAATCTCTGGTACAAAGatcacatcatcaccacagcctTCAGGCCCAGACatggaaaaaacaacatcaattcCTG ACAAAACTCTCCAGAAATCAACTCTTTCCACCACCACagtgacaggaaacaaaatAACCACCACTGATGAAGAATCATCTGGTGATGAAACTTCAAACAAGGACGTTTTTTCCACCTCTACCACACTGACCCCAAACAGAATAACCACCACTGACAAAAACTCCAGTGCAAAGATCCCATCATCTGTGCAGCCTTCCAGCCCAGACATGGATAAAACAACATCAATTCCTG ACCAAACTCTCCAGAAATCAACTctttccaccaccaccaccaccaccaccaccaccaccacagtgaCACGAAACAAAATAACACCCACCAGTGAAGAATCATCTGGTGATGGAACTTCAAGTGAGGAAGTTTTTTCCACCACTACCGCAGTGACCTCGAACAGAATAACCCCCACCGAGAGAATCTCTGGTACAAAGATCCCATCATCTCCGCAGCCTTCAGGCCCAGACatggaaaaaacaacatcaattcCTG ACAAAACTCTCCAGAAATCAACTCTTTCCACCACCACAGTGACACGAAAAAAAATAACCACCGTTGATGAAGAATCATCTGGTGATGAAACTTCAAACAAGGACGTTTTTTCCACCTCTACCACACTGACCCCAAACAGAATAACCACCACTGACAAAAACTCCAGTACAAAGATCACATCAACTGTGCAGCCTTCAAGCCCAGACatggaaaaaacaacatcaattcCTG ACCAAACTCCTCAAGTACCATCTCCTTCCACTACCACGAACACCACTACAGTGACCCCAGATAGAATAACCACCACTGAGACTAAATCAACCACTGGTCATTTTGGTACAGAGATAACCTCAGTTGGGCAGCCTTCAACCACAGAAGTGGACCAAACAAGACCCATTACCA ACCAAACTCTACCAAGACCATCTCATTCCACCACCATGGATACTACAACAGTGACCCCAAATACAAGAACCACCGCTGAGATTGAATCAACCACTGGTCAATTTGGTACAGAGATAATCTCAGTTGGGCAGCCTTCAATCACAGAAGTGGACCAAACAAGACCCATTACCG TGATCCCAAATGACAGAAGCACCATTGAGATTCAACCAAGCACTGGTCATCTCAGTACAGAGATAACCTCTACTGGGCAGTCTTCAACAAAAGAAGTGGACCAAACAAGAGCAGTCTCCA ACCAAACTCCTCAAGTACCATCTCCTTCCACTACCACGAACACCACTACAGTGACCCCAGATAAAATAACCACCACTGAGACTAAATCAACCAGTGGTCATTTTGGTACAGAGATAACCTCAGTTGGGCAGCCTTCAACCACAGAAGTGGACCAAACAAGACCCATTACCA TGATCCCAAATGACAGAAGCACCACTGAGATTCAACCAAGCACTGGTCATCTCAGTACAGAGATAACCTCAACTGGGCAGTCTTCAACAAAAGAAGTGGACCAAACAAGAGCAGTCTCCA TGACCTCAGATAAAAGAACCACCACTGAGATAAAATCAACCACTGGTCATGCTAGTGCAGAGACTACCTCATTTGGGCAGCCTTCAACCTCCCATGCGGACCAAACAAGACCCATTACTG ATGAAACTCCCAAACAGCCCGCTTTGTCTACCACCAAAATGACCACCATGGAGCGAGACTCAAGCAGTACAATGGTTTCATCTCAGCAGTATTCAACTGTAACAGGggatcaaacaaacaacataccTG CACAACATGTGGTTGCCTTGAGATTGAAATTAACCTCTCAGACACCGCTGACTGAAGACGACATCGAAGAGCTGGTATTAGTGCAG TTTCGCAATCTACTGATAGAAATGGGACTTCCTACGAGCATCAAAGTGGGTGTGAAGAGCACTGAAATAATGAGTAACAAACAGACTGAGACGGATGGATAA